A stretch of the Legionellales bacterium genome encodes the following:
- a CDS encoding queuosine precursor transporter, producing the protein MAEINGFLISVGIFVFPLTYFIGDIVAEVYGYKKSLELICATLICGFIFSTVLALLIRTPAPNYWHHEAEYISVLGSVFRFYLANTLGIIIGQILNVYIIAKTKVILRGKYFWLRSICSSSLGELITSLIADLIAFLGVLSFSKIIQVMISIYIIKLLYAALLSWPGSIIAVYLKIKEDLNTQDYRKNYNIDQLIKNIQDSGGEICQD; encoded by the coding sequence ATGGCAGAAATTAACGGATTCCTGATTTCAGTTGGAATTTTTGTTTTCCCTTTAACCTATTTTATAGGTGACATTGTCGCCGAGGTTTATGGCTATAAAAAATCTTTAGAATTAATCTGCGCCACCTTAATATGTGGTTTTATTTTCTCAACAGTATTGGCTTTACTAATCAGAACACCCGCACCGAATTATTGGCATCATGAAGCTGAGTATATTTCGGTATTAGGCAGTGTTTTTAGATTTTATTTAGCTAACACACTGGGGATCATTATAGGTCAAATATTAAATGTTTATATTATAGCAAAAACCAAAGTAATTCTAAGGGGTAAATATTTTTGGTTGCGAAGTATATGTTCTTCATCGTTAGGCGAGTTGATAACCTCTTTAATTGCTGACTTAATTGCATTTTTAGGAGTATTGAGTTTTAGCAAAATAATACAAGTAATGATCAGCATTTATATAATAAAATTGCTTTATGCCGCCTTATTATCGTGGCCAGGATCTATTATCGCTGTTTATCTAAAAATAAAAGAAGATTTAAATACCCAAGACTACAGAAAAAATTACAATATTGATCAATTAATTAAAAATATACAAGATAGTGGTGGAGAGATATGCCAGGATTAG
- a CDS encoding alpha-hydroxy-acid oxidizing protein gives MPGLASYEALAKKKLEKSIFDYVCGGSGNEITLQSNNAAFQKFTFLPQSLKGIVKVDTSVNLLGNKLKTPVLIAPTAFHKMLHPEGEIAMAKAVENSGSLMIVSTMATTSLEKISQSTQSPLWFQLYVFENQNITLELIRRAENAGYKAIVITVDVPLMATRHRDKNNFFTLPPHCKAENFINFGLNNLSEKTKTGSRVAEYTNTQFKRGLSWQDIDWIKSQTRLPIILKGILNPLDAKKCLEKNIDGIIVSNHGGRQLDCSVSSLEILPHIIQAVQNKIPVLLDGGIKNGADVVKALALGARAVLLGRLPLWALTVGGQQGIQEMFTLINEEIEECMLLLGCESVNELRENGRDYLYFTNSISLETQHSVSIPTRFSRLRSKL, from the coding sequence ATGCCAGGATTAGCGAGCTATGAAGCATTAGCAAAGAAAAAACTTGAAAAAAGTATTTTTGATTATGTATGTGGTGGCTCAGGTAATGAAATCACTTTACAATCAAATAACGCCGCATTTCAAAAATTCACATTTTTGCCCCAATCTTTAAAAGGTATCGTTAAAGTTGATACCTCAGTTAATCTTTTAGGGAATAAACTCAAAACGCCAGTCTTAATTGCTCCAACCGCCTTTCACAAAATGTTGCATCCTGAGGGAGAGATAGCAATGGCCAAAGCAGTTGAAAACAGCGGGTCGTTGATGATAGTAAGCACTATGGCTACAACATCTTTAGAGAAAATTTCACAATCAACTCAGTCACCTCTTTGGTTTCAATTATATGTTTTTGAAAATCAGAATATAACTTTGGAGCTTATCCGGCGAGCAGAAAACGCAGGTTATAAAGCCATAGTAATTACTGTAGATGTTCCACTCATGGCCACTCGGCATCGAGATAAAAATAATTTTTTTACTTTACCACCCCATTGTAAAGCTGAAAATTTTATTAATTTTGGCCTAAATAATCTTTCTGAGAAAACCAAAACAGGTTCAAGAGTTGCGGAATACACCAACACTCAATTTAAACGAGGGCTAAGTTGGCAAGACATTGACTGGATTAAATCGCAAACGCGTTTACCTATTATTTTAAAAGGTATATTAAACCCCTTAGATGCAAAAAAATGTTTGGAAAAAAATATTGATGGAATTATTGTTTCTAATCATGGCGGAAGACAGTTAGATTGCTCTGTCTCTTCACTAGAAATTTTGCCGCATATTATTCAAGCCGTTCAAAATAAAATCCCTGTACTGTTAGATGGTGGAATTAAAAATGGCGCAGATGTTGTTAAAGCCCTAGCTTTAGGTGCACGCGCTGTTTTACTTGGGCGACTTCCTCTATGGGCATTAACAGTTGGTGGACAACAAGGCATTCAAGAAATGTTTACCCTAATTAATGAAGAAATTGAAGAATGCATGTTATTATTGGGATGTGAATCTGTAAATGAATTGCGGGAAAATGGAAGGGATTATTTATATTTTACCAATTCGATTTCGTTAGAAACTCAACATTCTGTTTCAATCCCGACTAGATTTTCTAGACTTCGTAGCAAATTATAA
- a CDS encoding helix-turn-helix domain-containing protein has protein sequence MRKSKNLQPQQNLSIEKANDKGVVIKNLLPLLMSEGNINAQELSYHTGVSIHTINKLKQNQMPNPTISTLMPIAKFFGLNLSQFLGEEDLPSGYIVGEFNEIERRNTILPLLRFEELENWICKRPLINTDSFTVNIKVSKNAFALKVQGQSMLPSFDDKSIIIVEPEVEAEDCDFVIVKIKHQSNPIFRQYLKDGDLHIFRPLNDKYGQATPAEYGEFKIYGVVIQNLVNYKKVL, from the coding sequence ATGAGGAAAAGTAAAAATTTACAACCGCAACAGAATTTAAGTATAGAAAAAGCTAATGATAAGGGTGTTGTAATAAAAAATTTGTTGCCATTATTAATGAGTGAGGGAAACATTAATGCGCAAGAATTGAGTTATCACACAGGTGTTTCAATCCACACAATCAATAAATTAAAGCAAAATCAAATGCCTAATCCTACTATTTCAACATTGATGCCCATCGCAAAGTTTTTTGGTTTGAATCTAAGTCAATTCTTAGGTGAAGAAGATCTACCTTCTGGATATATCGTAGGAGAATTTAATGAGATTGAAAGGCGCAATACGATTTTGCCGTTGCTACGCTTTGAGGAGTTGGAAAATTGGATTTGCAAAAGGCCGCTTATCAACACAGATAGTTTTACGGTAAATATTAAAGTCAGTAAAAATGCATTCGCATTGAAAGTTCAAGGCCAATCCATGTTGCCTAGTTTTGATGATAAATCTATTATTATTGTCGAACCAGAAGTGGAAGCCGAGGATTGTGACTTTGTTATAGTTAAAATTAAACATCAATCTAATCCTATTTTTAGACAATATCTCAAAGATGGCGATCTCCACATATTTAGACCTCTAAATGACAAGTACGGTCAAGCCACACCCGCCGAATATGGCGAATTTAAAATATACGGGGTAGTTATTCAAAATTTAGTAAATTATAAAAAAGTATTATAA